The Gammaproteobacteria bacterium genome contains a region encoding:
- a CDS encoding conserved exported hypothetical protein (Evidence 4 : Unknown function but conserved in other organisms) translates to MKHVKNYWPFMLSTVSAIVLASCATPGPPPEDAPIAVQPDKAPVRNVTSFTTSLQCMDNLFIKHGRTHPVTVTSVGIQDATGKVLSNTRDMLISSLSKMSTRSHAIKFLDFDTAQNEVRTGRASETAGMEDLPDYNLRGAISGIDQGVIGSSASGGLNYTSPISAPIMPAPGQPIPSVSPNYSGSIGASTAATSAVISVDMNVVLIKTREVLPSYTSTNQIIVSRSQKSADAGGSFLGFGVNFNFNVDRAQGPHQAVRTLVELGAIETMGKLLMVPYWQCLDIEASNPGALSQARDWFDGMNDEERTSKVQTALSQSGLFSGTSNGRMDDALRDAIGKYQAANGLIATGRIDFDLYNQLLNANLVKGDKSEERRTGYVTASAGPIGISLRSDRDPPYQKGDSVSIHLTTNRQAYVYCYYQDTVGHVARIFPNRSQSNPFINAGQTIEIPGKAPFRITMDKSESVERFACIATPNEIGFSMPENFKVADLTPIQKVDSINELIRQLRGIGGADMASEILNISVK, encoded by the coding sequence GCTGTCCACTGTTAGTGCGATAGTGCTGGCGAGTTGTGCAACCCCCGGTCCTCCCCCGGAAGATGCGCCTATCGCGGTTCAACCCGACAAGGCTCCTGTGCGTAATGTTACGAGTTTTACTACGTCTCTCCAGTGCATGGATAATTTATTCATTAAACATGGAAGAACTCACCCTGTTACGGTTACCAGCGTGGGCATTCAGGATGCCACGGGTAAGGTTTTGAGTAATACTAGAGATATGCTAATCAGTTCATTATCCAAGATGTCCACGCGCAGCCACGCGATTAAATTTCTTGATTTTGATACCGCTCAGAATGAAGTGCGTACCGGACGCGCTAGCGAGACTGCGGGAATGGAAGATCTCCCGGACTATAATCTCCGTGGTGCCATCTCTGGCATAGATCAAGGAGTCATAGGATCCTCCGCATCTGGTGGTCTTAACTATACATCTCCGATATCAGCACCGATTATGCCCGCGCCTGGACAACCAATTCCTAGTGTCAGTCCGAATTATTCCGGTTCAATTGGCGCGTCGACGGCGGCAACATCTGCGGTAATCTCGGTGGACATGAATGTCGTCTTGATAAAAACCCGAGAGGTTCTACCTTCTTATACTTCGACTAATCAAATTATCGTTTCACGTTCACAAAAAAGCGCCGATGCTGGTGGCAGCTTCCTGGGATTTGGCGTTAATTTCAACTTCAATGTAGACCGCGCCCAAGGACCTCATCAGGCAGTGCGTACGCTTGTTGAACTGGGAGCGATAGAAACCATGGGTAAGCTGCTGATGGTTCCTTATTGGCAGTGCCTGGATATTGAAGCAAGCAATCCTGGCGCGCTGTCTCAGGCACGTGATTGGTTTGACGGCATGAACGATGAGGAACGTACCAGCAAAGTACAAACTGCCTTGAGTCAGTCAGGGCTTTTTTCAGGAACATCTAATGGCAGAATGGACGATGCCTTGCGCGACGCTATTGGCAAGTACCAAGCGGCGAATGGTTTAATCGCCACCGGTCGAATCGATTTTGATCTGTATAACCAGCTACTGAATGCCAATTTGGTTAAAGGCGACAAATCGGAGGAACGAAGAACAGGTTATGTAACTGCGTCCGCTGGACCTATCGGAATATCTCTGCGTAGCGACCGCGATCCGCCCTATCAAAAAGGTGACTCTGTTTCAATTCACCTGACAACCAATCGACAAGCCTATGTTTATTGTTATTATCAAGATACTGTAGGGCATGTGGCGCGTATATTCCCCAACCGTTCACAATCCAACCCTTTCATTAATGCGGGACAAACCATCGAAATACCTGGAAAAGCACCTTTCAGGATAACGATGGACAAATCTGAATCAGTAGAACGGTTTGCCTGCATTGCAACACCTAACGAGATTGGGTTCTCAATGCCAGAGAATTTCAAAGTGGCTGACCTGACCCCCATTCAAAAAGTGGATTCGATAAACGAACTAATCCGGCAATTAAGAGGAATCGGTGGTGCAGATATGGCATCGGAAATACTCAATATTTCCGTGAAGTAA